A stretch of DNA from Granulicella pectinivorans:
AGTCCTTGTCGACGATGAACAGGTTGTTGCCCGACTTGTTGACGGCAACGTTGGTGTACTTGCGCACCTCGATATAGCCCTGTGTGCCGAGGATGAACAGGCGTCCATCACCCCATGTGCCGAGGCCATCGGGCGTGAACCAGTCGAGCCGGACATAGCCGAAGCCCTTATCGCCGCGAAGGACCATGTCGCCGAAGTCCTGGAACGCGGGGTGTCCAGGGTGGTTGATGTTTGCGACCTGCGACTCCACGATCTCAGCCGACGTGGAGCCGGTGTAGTAGAGGAACTGCTCGACCTGGTGCGAGCCAATGTCGCAGAGGATGCCGCCGTAGAGCTCCGGCTTCCAGAACCAGTCGGGCCGTTTCGAAGCACCGCCAGCGAACTTGTCGCCGCTGGCTCCCTGCTCGATCTGGTGGGGCGCGATGTTGATGGTCTGGATCACCTTGCCGATCGCACCTGCGCGGACGAGCTCACCGGCCTTGATGGCACCCTTCACCTCGAGCAGCTCGGAGTACATGATGCCGTAGATACGTTTGGTCGACGCGATGGTGGCGCGTATATCGGCGAGGTCGGCGAGCGTGGTGATGCCGGGCTTGTCGGAGAGATAGTCCTTACCGTGCTTCATCACGCGGACTCCGCGTTGGGCGCGGTGGCTGGCAACGGTGGAGGAGAGGACGAGCTGGATGTTGGGATCGTCGAGGATGGCCTGTTCGCTCATCACCTGCTTCACGTCGGGGAAGCGTGACTTGAAGAGCGCGATCTTGTCCGGCTCCTCGCCGAACCAGGCGACCAATTTACCGCCTCCGCGCTGGATGGCACCGACCATGCCGTAGATGTGATCGTGGCTCATGCCGCAGACAGCGAAGTTGAGCGTCGCGGTCGGGGCAATGTCCTGTGAGGGCGCGACGGTCTCGTGGATGATATGCCCCTCACCAAACGACGAAGCGGGGAGGCTTGCGAGCATGCCTGCTCCGAGACCGGCGGTTTTGAGGAAGGCGCGGCGGTTGACGGCGTCGATCTTATTCATGAAAGCTCCTGTGAGGCTGCCGGATCAGTCTAGATGCTCTATGGTACGGATGTCATGCTGCGGATTTATGGTTTGGAAAACTCTTATCTCGGGCGGATGCGGAGCGGCAGAGGCTCAGAGTGTTTGGGCGCACTCGTAGGCAAGTTGCAGCCCCTCTTCCACTTTCATGGACCATGCCTGCAGCAGAGAGGCTTCGCTGTGCAGGGGGTTGTCGCCGGACGTGGCGCTTCCGTTCCTGATTGGATCGAAGTGCAGGCCAAACGGAGCGAGGCCTGCAGCGATACCGGCTCGCACCTCGGGCGTGTTTTCCCCGATGCCTCCACCGAAGATCACGGCCTCCGCCGGTGTGCCGGTGGAAGCCAGGACGGCAAGGTAGGCCGCTACAAAGTGCAGGGCGCGGTAGGCGAACAGCTCCAGCGCGAACTTTGCGGCGGGTTCGTCGCTTTTGCGCAGGATGCGCGTGTCCAGCGAGATGCCCGATAGGCCTTGGAGACCGGACTTCTTTTCGAGGATGTTGAGGGCGTCCTTGGCGGATAGGTTGAGCTGCTTCATCAGGAAGGGGAGGATGGCGGGGTCGACGGAGCCCGACCGCGTACCCATCATGAGACCTTCGAGCGGAGTGAAGCCCATGGACGTGTCGATGGAGCGACCGTTGAGGATGGCGCAGGCGGAGGAGCCGCTTTCGAGATGGGTGGTGATGAGGATGCAGTCTTCGGGGCGCTTGCCGCGCAGGTGGGCGTAGCGTTCGAGCTGGAAGCGATGTGAGAGGCCATGGAAGCCGAAGCGGCGGATACCGAGGTGATCGGCAAGGGCGCGGTCGATGGGATAGCGCCATGCGATCTCAGGGAGAGTGTGGTGGAAGGCGGTGTCGAAGGCTACCGATACAGGGAACTCGCCGTGGAGCGCATCCATGACCTTGAGCGAGTTGGCGTTGTGGAGGGGGGCGAGGGGCTCGCGGCGCTCTATTTCGGCTCGAACATGGCTGTCGTAGGGGACGGCTTGGGTGAAGGTGTCGCCGCCGTGGACCACTCTGACTGCGGCGAGTTCGAATGTGCGATCGGCGAGGGCTTTGAGGGATTCCTGGGTTGCGGCGGTGAAGTCTTTGAAGTCGCCTTCTATCTCGCGAGTCCGGTCGCCCTCTGTGAGGACGAGTGTGGTGGGCTTGCCGATGTTGTCGATGGTTCCGGAGAGGAGTTTCTTTGCTTCGGCGGCGTGGGTCTGGTGGGGGGACACGTCGACGAGGTCGAATTTGAGAGAGTTGCTACCGGGGTTAAGGGCCAGGACGATCATGGCAGGTTGGATGTCGGAAAGGGGGAACGGGGTGGGTCAGGGGAGATGGAAGGCGAAGACGGTGATGACACTCATGGAGTTCGGTTCTCCGTCTTCCATGTTGGGACGGTAGCGCCAGCGTTGGGCGGCTTCAAGCGCAGCCTCCCGCAGCAACGGGGGGCCGCTGATGACACGGACGGAGGCGACGTTGCCCTGGGGGTCGACGTGGGCCTGGACCTTCACTTCTCCCTGGACATGAGCGTCAGAGGCGGCCTGGGGGTAGGCTGGCACGGGGCTGTAGAGGACGCTGGAGGCACCCGCTCCCAGGGTAGTGGCATGGATCGTGCTGTTGAGGGTGCCTGGATTCAGCTCTGCCCGCTGCTCCGGGGTTCGGCGCTCGAGACGAGGAGGCTGGGTGGTGAGGGCGATGTGACTGCGGTCCGACTCCGAGGAGTTCGCTGCGGCCGGAGCAGGTTTAGGCGTGGTCTTGGCTATTGCTGCTGGATTTGGCCGTGGCGGGGGAGGTTGGCTGGTGGCGGGGTGTGGGGGAGCGGCGGCGGTGAAAGGAGGCGCTGGCGCGGGGGAAGCTGTGGCGACGTGTGATCGGGCGGGGAGATGCTTCTTGGCGGGGTGATGGTGAGCGGCGGTGGTGGGGGGCGCGGGTATCACCTGGGGGATGGCTGGAGACACGGTGGCACTGGGGGCGGGGGTCGGATTTGCTTCTTTTGCGACCGGTGCGGGGCTGAGTTCAGGAGTGGTTGAGGCTGATCGGTACAGTGCGGCGCGGAAGTGGTAAAGGCCGACGGACAGAGCGACGAGGACGCACACGGCAGCAATCCAAAGGACTGGCCTTCGCGCGTTCTCCGGTTCTTCGTTGTCGAGAGAGGAGAACCGGATCGGTGACGTTCTGGTTTGCCAGACGCCGTTTTCTTCTTCGCGTGCAATCGCCAACTGGGCTGGATGCGCCGGCGGCACTGGCGCGATGAAGACGGGAGGGGGGTGGACGGGCTGAGTTTGACGCAGAGGCACTGGATCGACGAGGGATGGAACGACGGCGTGGTCCGTTCCCGGGCCTGCGCCGTGGTCGAGGGCGCGCCGGGCTTCCATCACAAATTTGAGAAGGGCGTGGGCATCGTCTTCGTGCGCGTGGGCTGCGAACTGTGGACCGGCAGAGGCAATGGCCAGTATGCCCAGGAGGTCGGCGTAGCTGATCGTGCGGTCGGCGAGATGGATGACGACCCAGAGGTGGGAGGTGAGATCACGATGAAAGGCGCGGTCGCGCTGGAGGCGAAGGACGATGGCCGGGAGGGATTGCTCCGTTGCCGGCACGGAGCCAGCCTTGAGGAGGAAGTCGCGCAGTTCCGCGATCTCACTGGGATAGCGGTCCGACACCTCTTGGAGTTGCAGTGGCTGCAGCATGCTTAGATCGTATCTCTCCTGCCGTGCCCTTCTCGACGAGGCTACACGATGAGACACATTAACGCAGCGAAAATTGATGCCCAAGACGTGGTGGCTAACGCTGCGGGAGCGACGGGGGGTGTGGGCGGATGAGTTTGGCGGCGATGCGCTCGTCTGCGAGCATGGGCTGCGCCTCCCAGAGGGGCCCGTCGGACATGCCGAGGAGGCATGGGGTGGTGGTGGGGAGTGAGGATTCGAGGAGCTGGCCGGGTTGCAGGTTGAGGATTTCGGAGGCGAGCACCTTGAACGGCGGCAGGCGTAGCGTGGTGCGGACGCCGAGGGCAGCGATGCGGTCCTGGAGGAGTTTGCGGGTGGCGGGCGGCTGGACGCGTTCGTGGTCGCGGCGGT
This window harbors:
- a CDS encoding Gfo/Idh/MocA family protein translates to MNKIDAVNRRAFLKTAGLGAGMLASLPASSFGEGHIIHETVAPSQDIAPTATLNFAVCGMSHDHIYGMVGAIQRGGGKLVAWFGEEPDKIALFKSRFPDVKQVMSEQAILDDPNIQLVLSSTVASHRAQRGVRVMKHGKDYLSDKPGITTLADLADIRATIASTKRIYGIMYSELLEVKGAIKAGELVRAGAIGKVIQTINIAPHQIEQGASGDKFAGGASKRPDWFWKPELYGGILCDIGSHQVEQFLYYTGSTSAEIVESQVANINHPGHPAFQDFGDMVLRGDKGFGYVRLDWFTPDGLGTWGDGRLFILGTQGYIEVRKYTNVAVNKSGNNLFIVDKDSSRYIDCNNVPLPFGPQFVADCVNRTHIAQDQTQALLAAELVIKAQLAAKHVTIKA
- a CDS encoding acetate/propionate family kinase, which encodes MIVLALNPGSNSLKFDLVDVSPHQTHAAEAKKLLSGTIDNIGKPTTLVLTEGDRTREIEGDFKDFTAATQESLKALADRTFELAAVRVVHGGDTFTQAVPYDSHVRAEIERREPLAPLHNANSLKVMDALHGEFPVSVAFDTAFHHTLPEIAWRYPIDRALADHLGIRRFGFHGLSHRFQLERYAHLRGKRPEDCILITTHLESGSSACAILNGRSIDTSMGFTPLEGLMMGTRSGSVDPAILPFLMKQLNLSAKDALNILEKKSGLQGLSGISLDTRILRKSDEPAAKFALELFAYRALHFVAAYLAVLASTGTPAEAVIFGGGIGENTPEVRAGIAAGLAPFGLHFDPIRNGSATSGDNPLHSEASLLQAWSMKVEEGLQLAYECAQTL
- a CDS encoding TonB family protein; this translates as MLQPLQLQEVSDRYPSEIAELRDFLLKAGSVPATEQSLPAIVLRLQRDRAFHRDLTSHLWVVIHLADRTISYADLLGILAIASAGPQFAAHAHEDDAHALLKFVMEARRALDHGAGPGTDHAVVPSLVDPVPLRQTQPVHPPPVFIAPVPPAHPAQLAIAREEENGVWQTRTSPIRFSSLDNEEPENARRPVLWIAAVCVLVALSVGLYHFRAALYRSASTTPELSPAPVAKEANPTPAPSATVSPAIPQVIPAPPTTAAHHHPAKKHLPARSHVATASPAPAPPFTAAAPPHPATSQPPPPRPNPAAIAKTTPKPAPAAANSSESDRSHIALTTQPPRLERRTPEQRAELNPGTLNSTIHATTLGAGASSVLYSPVPAYPQAASDAHVQGEVKVQAHVDPQGNVASVRVISGPPLLREAALEAAQRWRYRPNMEDGEPNSMSVITVFAFHLP